From Alligator mississippiensis isolate rAllMis1 chromosome 1, rAllMis1, whole genome shotgun sequence:
ACAATCCTGAATATGAGGCTGGGGAAACAGAACTACCTTAGTGATTTAGACTCGTCAGATTAAGAGCTATAACAGTGGAGAAATATTTAACGATCACCAAGCCCTTGTGAGATTAGTTGAAGCACAAGTGGCAGAATTTGATCGCTCTCTTGGTCGAATGGCCTGGTGAGGGGATAACACAGAACTGGGCACCTTCCCTGAGAAATCTGTTCTAAAGCTCCTGGGTAGGAACCTTATCATTATCACACAGCTTGGGAACTGACAGAAAGCCTGTGCCCAGGGTAATGTTAAATGGTTACACAATGAATTTGAGGGCAGGAGAGATGTCCATAGGGTTGCTgctaggtttgtgggggagggagatgggccTGGTGATATGACTTATAGGAAAAGCAGATGAACTCAGGACAAAGCATTTAGTGAGATGAGATtaaggaaggggagaagaaaaGAGGCAGAACTTTCAACAAGTATTAATGAATGTAAACCCCAGCAAAGGAGAGAAATGGAGCATGGTGGCTCTGCGTATAACTAGGAGTAATGGTGGGAAATTGAGAAAGAGCATCTCAAAGAAAATAAGAGCATCATTCTTGGGGACAGTCAGGCCTCCTGCCAAGCCCAGAACCACTGCTGAGACACAAGCCCCAGCTCCGAATCTCACACAGATAGTCTGAAAGTGGCATAGAAGCATGCGTGCATCCAGAACCCCTCTGAACTATCTACACCACCTAACTGCCAAGCATGGGCTCAAGCGGAGCTGAAGCAAGTGGGCATGTCTTGGAAGGGAAACACTGTAGACACAGCATTGGAACCGAAAGGCAGAGCAAACTGTAAGGAACAGCGGCCATATAGGATGTAAATGGCTCCTATCTTCCTGCGTATAAAATGTAGATTTCAGTTCTGGGTTAGGAGGGGAGCAATAGGATAGTAATACGGAAATGGAAATGTGTCCCGTCAAGGCAGCAAGACCCCAGTTGCTCTAGCACCTCTAGAAGTGCTACAGGACCCAGTCACAAGGTTCCACTTGGCAGCAGAGAAGCAATCTAACCACATTAGTCAGGTTCAGAGATACAGTTAGGTTCTTCTAAACACCTGTGTGAATTGCTGCTGTAAGCAGGTTCCTGCATGCACCTGTGCTTTTACTGTGAATGAAATCAAAATTTGCTCCCCATATCCCCTTGGGATTATTCTGCCTGGGCTTCCACCACCTGGGGCAGACACTGGCTATGACtattcccaaatccctgtaggCCTATCCAGGCAGAACTCAGATGGTGTAGCCAAGCTGCCTGCTACTATTCAAACCTCCATTCAGCTCCCTGGCCTCTTTCCTAGCAGCAAAGGGGTCTGAGCTCTGAAAATGAACAGGAAGGCTTCTACAAGCCTTCAGAAAAGAGGGTCAGGGGGTGAAAGCAATCTTAGTTTTCTCAACACATCATACCTTCCTTTGACAAGGTAAAAACAGGGCTGCCTGAAGCAAGTTCTAAATTGGGGACCCCGACATGGCAAGCATTGCAGCAGTGGCCCTATTGTTCAATCCGCTGCTTATGGGTAtaacacaagtgcacagcagcTGGCAAGAATACTGTCTGGTCTCTGAAGGGGAAGGGATCACCAGTACCTTTTTTCAGGACTCAGCTCCTCTCTGTGCAGTTTAAAGTCTACCTCCTCCATGTTTTGTCTGCACAAGGCCAGCTTCTCCTCCAAGCCATCAATCTAGAAGACACAGCAGCAGCCTCAGATTTCTCTCCAAAGGCCAGCAGCTCCACCCTTCCTGACTCAGAAGAAGGGGTGACAGCCCATCTGCTGTCTCTCTTACCTCCCAAATCAAACAAGccacagggctgcctgctgttcttactgctttttttttctcatagcCCCTAGCCCAAGCAGAATGCATGAGGGACATGGGACAAACCACAGCAAATGGGCATCAGTCACCCTCACAAGTCAGCGAAACCTCAATCCCAGACAGTCTTTGTGCCAAAACCCCAGACCAATGACTCCAAAtgtcctcagctggtgctggcagTCCCTGGAAAGCAGATGGACAATACCTCTTGTTAATCATAGGAAAACAGGGTTGAAAGGGACTCCAGGAGGTCAAAGGTGCAGCTCCCACCCACAGGTTAAATCGAAAGGATGCTGAGCTCTGCACACAGAAAGCAGGCTCAGCACACACTCTACTGGTGTTTGGTAGAGTACAGCCAGGACAGTAATCAGCACTGCCTCTGTCCTGCTGAGCACCATCTCCATCTTGCCCTGAACACTTGGCACCAGTCCCGACACAGCAGGAAGCTATTGCAGCTAACTAAAATAACTGGCTATTTGGGGAGCTCATTTATGTTCCAAGAAGCTGCATTCATTATagggtgggaaggaaaaaaacctaATAAAGCAAAACCTGGCTGGATAAGCACCCATGAGTGATTGATATGTTTGAGCTTGGGGAGGACTCAGTCAGGAAGGAAGCATGCCAAAGCAGAACAATTCTGCAGGGAATCCTGCCTCTTCCAAGCCTGGTGGCCAAGATTTTATGCATCCTGAGGGAAAGCTCTGCCTTATAGGTTTGCAATCCAATTGGGGAAACATCAGGGAACAAAGAACCTGTTGTTAATAAGTTTGAAAATCATCActagctctgctgcagccacagccccatgcagTCCACAGGCTGTAGAAGCAGGGCTGAGGCCCAGCAAGCTGCTAGAAGGACTAGGCCTGCCCTGTTGGCCTGGTGAGATGCTTCAGAACCTGGGAGCTAGCAGGTTGCATCAAATAACCTGGTGGAATTAAATGCAGCTGCCTTGGATTGTAGAGGCCAAAAGGACTGGTGTCCAGCCACACTGGAAGTGCAAAGGAAGAACACTGCCACCAATAATTACACAGGAAAATCAATAACTCTGATCCCTGATTAGCCAGTTACAGCTCAATCCTGGGCTAATTAACAATTCTCACACACTCTACTCTGGGAAAGCACACATAGGCTATGGCAGGGGCTGTCAAGGGAAGGGCAGCTGAGCTGACTATGCATATAGCAATAGGGGCAAGAGGGGATTCAGGCAAGTGGGTCAGCAGAGAGCAACGGGAGGGAGATGATGGAGCAGAGGTGGCTCTCACTGCAGCAGGGTATACACCTCTGTCTTTTACAGGACTATAGGTTCCAAGTGAGCAGCAGACATGTGGCTGCTGAGCTAATATGGGTTAAACTCCTGGCAGGCATCTCCAAAGAAACTGCAGAGATGGGTAGTAATTCCATGTTTTAATTTCACTTAGTCTAAAATAGTGGTACTCAACCCGTGCACTACAGGTGCCCCTCCCAGacctgcagcaattaatgctcccactggtcccccactgccaaacttccagagctgcaaggagccctgtgggccagatgacatggctgtgCATGCCAGACTGTGCTGGCTATGTGGTGTCAGTCCACAGCAGGATCttgcatgtggggctgggccagtgtgCAAAGTCATACGCATGGACTGCGTGCTGCCCCTGGCTTAAATCAGGCCTTCAGACTGACCCTCTGCATgggatctggcttgcagactgACCCAGTCCCACTCATCCTGCCCATGGGGTCAGATAAGTTGAGTGCCAGTGGTCTAAAACAAAGGTATGCTCCTACTGCTCAAGAAGGGGCAGAAATTCACTGTTCAGAGCCACACAAATGGCTCTGCTGATCTTGGGgcaaaggaagggggaaaaaatctgtaGCAGACACACAGGGAAAGGAGAAGATCATTATGGTAGGACCCAAATCTCTTCCTTtgaaatcctcctttttcccaaATCGTGGGCTGTGTTAAGAGGGGACTGGACTCAGTATTTCTGGGTTCTGTCCTGTCACTACTAATGACTTACTACCTCACCACAGTGGCAGCTGGCATacatgcctcggtttccccacctGTCAACTGGGGGAACACTACCAACTTCACCGGGACTAATGGTTGACAAAGTGCTTGAGATCTTCAGATGAAAGGCTCTGGGGAAGGGCAGAGTATAGTTCAGAGAAGGCTCCACTGGCACTATCCTGATACAGCAGGACCCACTGCCTTTGCTGGAGAGTTCAGATCTGGGAGCAAAGGCCCTGTGGGTATGGTCTACTTCTCTTCCCTGGTGCTCCTGGGGAGTGCTGCTTTTTAGCACATCctacccacctgctgctgtttgcatgtGACACACCTGGAATGAGGCAGCAAAGCTGCTTTGGGGGTGCCCTGCTGCCAATGCCTTTGAGATCTTTGCTTCTTGCATGCTTGACGGCTTGCCCACAAAAGCATTTCTGGATTGGTATCGTAGCAGGTAGGCAGACTTCAGAGTGGTGCTGCCCTCAGAGTGCCAGAGCAGCAGTTCAGACATATCGTGGCTGCGTGTGTATTTCTCACTGGCTAAACTGTCCAACCAGCCCCTTCCCTAGATACAGAATTAaaggaaaacagaacagcagGGGAAGAATCAGAGCAACCTGATGGAGGATGGCTTCTTGCTGGGGAATCTCCCAAGGGTGCCATAGAAGCTGAAACCACAGAACGAGAGAACCTGTAAAGCTTCTGCAAAATCCCAGGGGTAGCTCTCCTAGGAGCACACGTGCATTTGAACTAGCTGTGGGTGGAAAGCATTTGTTCTTGTTAACCGAAGCATGGGAAGGCTGGCGAGGTGCAACCCTGATCTATCAGAGGCCTGTGCGAAACAGGAGGGTAGCAGCTCAGGCTCCTTGTGAAGAACCACCCAGACCCCCCATCACAGCTCAAAATGGACAGGCCCTGAATGGCAGGCAGCCTAGCGAAGGGGTTGTAGAGACAATTTCCTCCTTCACCCTTGGTCTctagggcagggattggggcaaGGAGGTGGAGCATCTCCCTCCAGAAAAGGGATGAGGTGTAGAACATGGAAAGCTTTCCCTCTATAGTAGTCTTAGCACTGCTCGTCTTAGCAGGCAGTTAGAGGATTTCATTCAAGGAGACACTGTCAGTTAGTGCCAACCTCACTTTAAAACGAGAATTGAAGCAGGAGTTTAACATCCAGCACTGTGCGAGCCATTGGCACGGATGCTGCTGTCCCTCCTCAGGTCGCTGTCTTGCTACCTGACTGCCAGCTGTGCTTGGGGAGGAGgcggtgggagcccagcaggtcTGTACATGTCAGTGTTCGGATACCAGATGCATCCCTTGCTACAAGATGCACCGCCAGGCACAGAGCCATTTTTGCTGAATCCTGGCTTTGCTTTTGTGCGATCTGGAGGCCTCCTAGAATATGGAGGCTGGGGATGAATTTTAATCCAAACTGACTTGTATGTTTATTACAAATCTCATTTGCTCAGGAAGTCTTGGGCGGGAAGCCCAGAGCCTCTCACATGCAGGCAGAAAGGGTGAATGACAGCCCTTCTTACAGAGTTGAGCTGGATcctttttaatacattttgtaaTGAATTAATAAAAGCTTTCTTCCCAGCAGAAAGGCTAAAAGCACTTTTCAAGAACTGGCATCCGCCCTCTGCCTTCATGAATTCCCAATTAAGATGCTGGAAAACAGCCATATCACACACATGTCGACATCCAACGGTGTTTGGTAACGAGGTTTTCATCTCCTGAACCTCATAAAAGAGATCAAAGCCAAATAAGAgtcaggggcaaaaaaaaaaaaaaaaaaaagcctccttgGGGCAGCCCCTTGTCACCTGCTGGCAGGTCTGAAGTTGTTCTCTCCATTTCCAAGTCAGTAGTTTCCACGTCCATTGCTTCAGTTGGACTCTCAACCCAGCACAGAATAG
This genomic window contains:
- the CCDC167 gene encoding coiled-coil domain-containing protein 167 isoform X1 translates to MSLMHSAWARGYEKKKAVRTAGSPVACLIWEIDGLEEKLALCRQNMEEVDFKLHREELSPEKRKSLEREKTLLMTKAESYEKELRILRKENRKNAALAMALMLLITVIYVCWTM
- the CCDC167 gene encoding coiled-coil domain-containing protein 167 isoform X2, whose translation is MSLMHSAWARGYEKKKAVRTAGSPVACLIWEIDGLEEKLALCRQNMEEVDFKLHREELSPEKRKSLEREKTLLMTKAESYGSLAWALLCSTAEGLGGEETRTPLAKTDQPTCR